The following are encoded in a window of Cupriavidus oxalaticus genomic DNA:
- a CDS encoding alpha-2-macroglobulin family protein, whose product MKGIVAGADRYLGSRQPARASCAAALALGAALVLLAAVQPADAAQVTRFSPEGTVGQVRQVAIRFDEAMVPMGDVQAAAPAAVSCTGASTSGQARWVDAKNWVYDFASDLPPGVRCSVRMRTGLKSVAGTAYAGKPEYRFETGGPTVIASRPSGGEIEEDQVFALRFNGSATPASVREHAWCQAQGLGERIPVRLLTGKERDDLLEAIHWTKLARPAPDAVHLLACQQRLPAAARVQLVLGAGIATPSGVAARDERRFDYTVREPFTASFSCEREHAQSPCTPLRPMSVTFSAPVPRKQVEQVLLKTPSGRRAPQFDPDLAPDASVSALTFAAPFAEKAQFIVEVPKDLKDDSGRTLSNADLFPLKVATASMPPLAKFAAAPFGVVERFGELPRGKSPADYPPLLPVTLRNVEADLAVRGIQARAGTVMKLRVDDDAAVMQWLGLVRRMHESSYTRGELDAVLAGRSPYRVSNPRNAMSIETRSVSLLERAPGVQKLAVPKPSGDGPRPFEVVGIPLPEPGFHVVEIASPMLGEALLGKRAPMYVRTTALVTNLGVHFKLGRSLGSEDDGSRSGLAWVTALDDGKPVADAAVAVRDCSGRLLGEGRTDAGGVVRFARLDAVPESNCDQNGLSGYFVSARIAAGHPQARGKADMAFVMSDWNRGIESWRFNVPTDTSTAPTVRAHTIFDRTLLRAGETVSMKHLIRAETAQGFALPPASRPLPTRVTIRHDGSGQTYELPLQWRQTATGGRSAESTFQVPPAAKLGIYTVELEAQQTQQGGGVNGRDEGSRTYPSGSFRVEAFRLPVLAGTLQLAGKAGAAIAPAELPVGVEIHYLSGGGAAGLPVRVSALLRDKSVSFPGYDEFSFNPPRPQRESAGGDEEMDDADQADQADSSQTLVADKLPLTLDKNGNGTVTLRKLPKTDAPRDLVLEAGFADPNGEIQTLRQTVPLWPAGVGVGIRTEGWVSVKQKLAVHGVVLDLNGKPVADAPVKLNARARITTSARKRVVGGFYRYDNRTETRELGTVCETRTDAHGRARCEVALDQAGQVELVASARDKEGRTAQAASTVWVTRRGELWFGGANHDRIDLLPEKKSYAPGDTAVFQVRMPFRHATALVAVEREGIYQTQVVELHGSDPTVRVQLKPEWGPNVYVSVLALRGRLHEVPWYSFFTWGWRQPGEWWRAFRSEGREYAAPTALVDLSKPAFRLGLAEISVGNAGHRLDVAVTPDKTTYPVRGKARVAIQVRLPDGKPAANGEVALAAVDQALLELMPNTSWDLLDAMLQRRGYGVETSTAQMEIIGRRHYGRKAVPAGGGGGKSPTRELFDTLLLWNPRVQLDAEGRASLEVPLNDSLTSFRIVAVADLGVGRFGTGSATIAATQDLQVISGLPLLVREDDRYRAMFTLRNTTKRAMTVQAGARATLLGNDGTLPAQTVQIPAGEAREIGWDVTAPMLLAYARSGTVMWEVQASEQGGGNAGDRIKVSQQIVPAVPVTVQQATLAQVAPSLSVPVKAPPGALADPVGKVRGGLQVNFQSSLAGGMPGVREWFRNYPFTCLEQRASKAIGLNDTAAWEALMTQLPSYLDANGLASYFPLASDSDHGSEVLTAYLLAVSDEAARAGLALRIPDAQRAQMERALTDFVEGRIRRDSWSPVGGTQYLEARKLAALEALSRTGHAQARMLDAIQILPAQWPTSALLDWTLLLTRLADIPQREQRLAEAQQLLRSRLTVQGTRLAFSTERNDNWWWMMAGGDANAARLLTLAAELPGWKEDAPQLATGLIGRQVRGAWGTTTANAWGMLAVTRFAQVFEKTPVAGSTRVSVSNAADATRSFDWARAQRNDGVAQGSVDLPWPAGADGGTLQVEQAGAGHPWATVQALAAVPVTAPLAAGYRIKRTVTPQEQAVPGKWSRGDVYRVKLEIDAQADMTWVVVSDPVPAGATILGSGLGRDSQIATRGERRQGVAWPAYTERTPQAYREYFGYLPKGTVAVEYTVRLNNAGEFSLPPSRVEAMYAPDVFGVAPNARLVVGARP is encoded by the coding sequence ATGAAGGGAATCGTTGCCGGAGCCGATCGGTACCTTGGCAGCAGGCAGCCAGCGCGCGCGTCATGCGCCGCGGCATTGGCGCTGGGCGCCGCGCTCGTGCTGCTTGCCGCCGTCCAGCCCGCCGATGCCGCCCAGGTCACCCGCTTTTCGCCGGAAGGCACGGTGGGCCAGGTCCGGCAGGTGGCGATCCGCTTCGACGAGGCCATGGTGCCGATGGGCGACGTGCAGGCCGCAGCGCCGGCCGCCGTGTCATGCACCGGCGCCAGCACCAGCGGCCAGGCTCGCTGGGTGGATGCCAAAAACTGGGTCTACGATTTCGCCAGCGATCTGCCGCCCGGGGTGCGCTGCAGCGTGCGCATGCGCACCGGGCTGAAAAGCGTCGCCGGCACCGCCTATGCCGGCAAGCCGGAATACCGCTTCGAGACCGGCGGCCCGACCGTGATCGCCAGCCGGCCGTCCGGCGGCGAGATCGAGGAAGACCAGGTCTTCGCGCTGCGCTTCAACGGTTCGGCCACCCCGGCGTCGGTGCGCGAGCATGCCTGGTGCCAGGCGCAAGGGCTGGGCGAGCGCATCCCGGTACGGTTGCTCACCGGCAAGGAACGCGACGACCTGCTCGAGGCGATCCACTGGACCAAACTGGCCAGGCCGGCGCCCGATGCCGTGCATCTGCTTGCCTGCCAGCAACGGCTGCCGGCCGCGGCGCGCGTGCAGCTGGTGCTGGGCGCGGGCATCGCCACGCCGTCGGGTGTGGCCGCGCGCGACGAGCGCCGCTTCGACTACACCGTGCGCGAACCGTTTACCGCCAGCTTCAGCTGCGAGCGCGAGCACGCGCAGTCGCCGTGCACGCCGCTGCGGCCGATGTCGGTCACGTTCTCGGCCCCGGTGCCGCGCAAGCAGGTCGAGCAGGTGCTGCTGAAGACGCCCTCCGGCCGGCGCGCGCCGCAGTTCGATCCGGACCTCGCGCCGGATGCCAGCGTCAGCGCGCTGACCTTTGCCGCGCCGTTCGCCGAGAAGGCACAGTTCATCGTCGAGGTACCAAAGGACCTGAAGGACGACAGCGGCCGCACGTTGTCCAATGCCGACCTGTTCCCGCTGAAGGTCGCCACGGCGTCCATGCCGCCGCTGGCCAAGTTCGCCGCCGCGCCGTTCGGCGTGGTGGAGCGCTTCGGCGAACTGCCGCGCGGCAAGTCGCCGGCCGACTATCCGCCGCTGCTGCCGGTGACGCTGCGCAATGTCGAGGCCGACCTTGCCGTGCGCGGCATCCAGGCCCGTGCCGGCACGGTGATGAAGCTGCGCGTAGACGACGATGCCGCGGTGATGCAATGGCTGGGGCTGGTGCGCCGCATGCATGAGTCCAGCTATACCCGCGGCGAGCTCGACGCGGTGCTGGCGGGCCGCTCGCCTTATCGTGTCAGCAACCCGCGCAATGCGATGTCGATCGAAACGCGCTCCGTGTCATTGCTCGAGCGCGCCCCCGGCGTGCAGAAGCTGGCCGTACCCAAACCATCGGGCGACGGCCCGCGGCCGTTCGAGGTGGTCGGCATCCCGCTGCCCGAGCCGGGCTTCCACGTGGTCGAGATCGCTTCGCCGATGCTGGGCGAGGCGCTGCTCGGCAAGCGCGCGCCGATGTACGTGCGCACCACTGCGCTGGTGACCAACCTGGGCGTGCATTTCAAGCTCGGCCGCAGCCTGGGCAGCGAGGACGACGGCAGCCGCAGCGGCCTGGCGTGGGTCACGGCGCTCGACGACGGCAAGCCGGTGGCCGACGCCGCCGTCGCCGTGCGCGATTGCAGCGGGCGCCTGCTGGGCGAGGGCCGCACCGACGCCGGCGGCGTGGTGCGCTTTGCCAGGCTGGACGCCGTGCCGGAATCGAATTGCGACCAGAACGGGCTGTCCGGCTATTTCGTGTCCGCGCGCATCGCCGCGGGGCATCCGCAGGCGCGCGGCAAGGCCGACATGGCCTTCGTGATGTCGGACTGGAACCGCGGCATCGAATCCTGGCGCTTCAATGTGCCCACCGACACCAGCACTGCACCGACGGTGCGCGCGCATACCATTTTCGACCGCACGCTGCTGCGCGCCGGCGAGACCGTGTCGATGAAGCACCTGATCCGCGCCGAGACCGCGCAGGGCTTTGCCTTGCCGCCGGCCAGCCGCCCGCTGCCGACGCGCGTGACGATCCGTCACGACGGCAGCGGCCAGACCTACGAGCTGCCGCTGCAGTGGCGCCAGACCGCGACCGGCGGGCGCAGCGCGGAAAGCACCTTCCAGGTGCCGCCCGCGGCCAAGCTGGGCATCTATACCGTCGAGCTGGAAGCGCAGCAGACGCAGCAGGGTGGGGGCGTCAACGGCCGCGACGAAGGCTCGCGTACCTATCCCAGCGGCAGCTTCCGCGTCGAAGCGTTTCGTCTGCCCGTGCTGGCCGGCACGCTGCAGCTGGCCGGCAAGGCCGGCGCCGCGATCGCGCCGGCCGAGCTGCCGGTCGGCGTGGAAATCCACTACCTGTCGGGCGGCGGCGCGGCCGGCCTGCCGGTGCGCGTATCGGCGCTGCTGCGCGACAAGAGCGTCAGCTTCCCCGGCTATGACGAGTTCTCGTTCAACCCGCCGCGTCCGCAGCGCGAAAGCGCGGGCGGCGACGAGGAAATGGATGACGCCGACCAGGCCGACCAGGCGGACAGCAGCCAGACACTGGTGGCGGACAAGCTGCCGCTGACGCTGGACAAGAACGGCAATGGCACCGTCACGCTGCGCAAGCTGCCCAAGACCGACGCGCCGCGCGACCTGGTGCTCGAAGCCGGCTTTGCCGACCCCAACGGAGAGATCCAGACGCTGCGCCAGACCGTGCCGCTGTGGCCGGCCGGCGTGGGGGTCGGCATCCGTACCGAAGGCTGGGTCTCGGTGAAGCAGAAGCTGGCGGTGCACGGCGTGGTGCTGGACCTCAACGGCAAGCCGGTGGCCGATGCCCCGGTCAAGCTCAATGCGCGCGCGCGCATCACCACCTCGGCGCGCAAGCGCGTGGTCGGCGGCTTCTACCGCTATGACAACCGCACCGAGACGCGCGAGCTCGGCACGGTGTGCGAGACCCGCACCGATGCGCACGGCCGCGCGCGCTGCGAGGTGGCGCTGGACCAGGCCGGCCAGGTCGAACTGGTGGCCAGCGCGCGCGACAAGGAAGGACGCACCGCGCAGGCCGCTTCGACAGTGTGGGTCACGCGCCGGGGCGAACTGTGGTTCGGCGGCGCGAACCACGACCGCATCGACCTGCTGCCGGAGAAGAAGTCCTACGCGCCGGGGGACACCGCGGTGTTCCAGGTGCGCATGCCGTTCCGCCACGCCACCGCGCTGGTGGCGGTGGAACGCGAGGGCATCTACCAGACCCAGGTGGTCGAGCTGCATGGCAGCGATCCCACGGTGCGCGTGCAGCTCAAGCCGGAGTGGGGGCCCAATGTCTACGTCTCGGTGCTGGCGCTGCGCGGGCGCCTGCACGAGGTGCCGTGGTATTCGTTCTTTACCTGGGGCTGGCGCCAGCCGGGCGAGTGGTGGCGCGCCTTCCGCAGCGAAGGCCGCGAATATGCCGCGCCGACGGCACTGGTCGACCTGTCCAAGCCGGCCTTCCGGCTGGGGCTGGCCGAGATCAGCGTGGGCAACGCCGGGCACCGGCTCGATGTCGCGGTGACGCCCGACAAGACCACCTATCCGGTGCGCGGCAAGGCGCGCGTGGCGATCCAGGTCAGGCTGCCCGACGGCAAGCCCGCCGCCAACGGCGAAGTCGCGCTGGCGGCGGTTGACCAGGCGCTGCTGGAGCTGATGCCCAACACCAGCTGGGACCTGCTTGACGCCATGCTGCAGCGGCGCGGCTATGGCGTGGAAACGTCGACCGCGCAGATGGAGATCATCGGTCGCCGGCACTATGGGCGCAAGGCGGTGCCCGCCGGCGGTGGCGGCGGCAAGAGCCCGACGCGCGAGCTGTTCGACACGCTGCTGCTGTGGAACCCGCGCGTGCAGCTCGATGCCGAAGGCCGCGCCAGCCTGGAAGTGCCGCTCAACGATTCGCTGACCAGCTTCCGCATCGTCGCCGTGGCCGACCTGGGCGTGGGCCGCTTCGGCACCGGCAGCGCGACCATTGCCGCCACGCAGGACCTGCAGGTGATTTCCGGCCTGCCGCTGCTGGTGCGCGAGGACGACCGCTACCGCGCCATGTTCACGCTGCGCAATACCACGAAGCGCGCCATGACGGTGCAGGCGGGCGCGCGCGCCACGCTGCTCGGCAACGACGGCACGCTGCCCGCGCAGACCGTGCAGATTCCCGCGGGCGAAGCGCGCGAGATCGGCTGGGACGTGACCGCGCCCATGCTGCTGGCGTATGCGCGCAGCGGCACCGTGATGTGGGAGGTGCAGGCCAGCGAGCAGGGCGGCGGCAATGCCGGCGACCGCATCAAGGTCTCGCAGCAGATCGTTCCCGCGGTGCCGGTCACGGTGCAGCAGGCCACGCTGGCGCAGGTGGCGCCGTCGCTGTCGGTGCCGGTCAAGGCGCCGCCCGGCGCGCTGGCGGATCCTGTCGGCAAGGTGCGCGGCGGGCTGCAGGTGAACTTCCAGTCGTCGCTGGCGGGCGGCATGCCGGGCGTGCGCGAATGGTTCCGCAACTATCCGTTCACCTGCCTGGAGCAGCGTGCGTCGAAGGCGATCGGGCTGAACGACACGGCCGCGTGGGAAGCACTGATGACGCAGCTGCCGTCGTACCTCGATGCCAACGGGCTGGCTTCGTATTTCCCGCTGGCTTCGGACAGCGACCATGGCAGCGAGGTGCTGACCGCTTACCTGCTGGCGGTCAGCGACGAGGCCGCGCGCGCCGGCCTGGCGCTGCGCATTCCCGACGCGCAGCGCGCGCAGATGGAGCGCGCGCTGACCGACTTCGTCGAAGGCCGCATCCGCCGCGACAGCTGGTCGCCGGTGGGCGGCACGCAGTACCTGGAGGCGCGCAAGCTGGCCGCGCTCGAAGCGCTGTCGCGCACCGGCCACGCGCAGGCGCGCATGCTGGATGCGATCCAGATCCTGCCGGCGCAGTGGCCGACCTCGGCACTGCTCGACTGGACCCTGCTGCTGACGCGCCTGGCCGATATCCCGCAGCGCGAGCAGCGGCTGGCCGAGGCGCAGCAGCTGCTGCGCTCGCGCCTGACGGTGCAAGGCACGCGGCTGGCGTTCTCCACCGAGCGCAACGACAACTGGTGGTGGATGATGGCCGGAGGCGATGCCAATGCCGCGCGGCTGCTGACGCTGGCCGCCGAGCTGCCGGGCTGGAAGGAAGACGCGCCGCAGCTGGCCACCGGCCTGATCGGCCGGCAGGTGCGCGGCGCCTGGGGCACCACCACCGCCAATGCGTGGGGCATGCTGGCGGTGACGCGCTTTGCGCAGGTGTTCGAGAAGACGCCGGTGGCGGGCAGCACGCGCGTCTCGGTGAGCAACGCCGCCGATGCCACGCGCAGCTTCGACTGGGCGCGCGCGCAGCGCAACGACGGCGTGGCACAGGGCAGTGTCGACCTGCCGTGGCCGGCAGGCGCGGACGGCGGCACGCTGCAGGTGGAGCAGGCCGGGGCCGGCCATCCGTGGGCGACGGTACAGGCGCTCGCCGCGGTGCCGGTCACCGCGCCGCTGGCCGCGGGCTACCGCATCAAGCGCACCGTGACGCCGCAGGAGCAGGCGGTGCCCGGCAAGTGGTCGCGCGGCGACGTGTACCGCGTCAAGCTCGAGATCGATGCGCAGGCCGACATGACCTGGGTGGTGGTCAGCGACCCGGTGCCCGCCGGCGCCACCATTCTCGGCAGCGGCCTGGGCCGCGATTCGCAGATCGCCACGCGCGGCGAGCGGCGCCAGGGCGTGGCCTGGCCGGCCTACACCGAACGCACGCCGCAGGCGTATCGCGAGTACTTCGGCTACCTGCCCAAGGGCACGGTGGCGGTCGAGTACACGGTGCGCCTGAACAACGCCGGCGAATTCTCGCTGCCGCCGTCGCGCGTCGAAGCGATGTACGCGCCCGATGTATTCGGCGTGGCGCCGAACGCGCGGCTGGTGGTAGGAGCGCGCCCATGA
- the pbpC gene encoding penicillin-binding protein 1C: MKARGRRLAILALWPLLWSAHAAALPAFTQVRDEWRSADVVVLDRHGDVVGRVRDDFRARRGDWVTLAQTSPALRTAIVLSEDRRFYAHSGVDWQGVAAAAGANLWNTRTRGASTLTMQLAGLLDDDLRRPGAAAQGRSFTQKVGQAAGAALLERSWSKDQILEAYLNLVPFRGELVGLSALSQVLFGKYPEGLDARESALAVALVRAPNAPAAQVARRACGILREMRLPRQCEGLEGFAQLALLRTGPVAQRNATALAPAMTQQLAPHLARRLVSDTRAQLAPGAPMPARITSTLDARLQRAAVASLDRHLRELAGRHVEDGAVVVIDNASGDVLAYVGSSGALSSAAQVDHAAALRQAGSTLKPFLYAQALEERRLTAASLLDDRPVNLPVGGGLYVPQNYDHRYAGWVSTRAALAASLNVPAVRTLVMVTPHRFHKRLVALGLPLAEAGDYYGYSLALGSADVSLLALTNAYRALASGGRHAPPRLREGAPVAAPVAVMQPAASYVIGDILADRHARARTFGLDSPLTTRFWTAVKTGTSKDMRDNWCIGWSQRYTVGVWVGNASGAAMRDVSGVSGAAPVWHEVMEALHREQGSRAPEMPAGVQRAALQFDDGLEPAREEVFLAGTAIARVSVGKLAAAASTAPAIANPANGTVFALDPDMPPVSQRVWFQAEGIAGQSARAVSWRMDGKPLGRGAEVAWLPWPGRHQVELLDAAGKVVDRIGIEVRGASVRAPSAPARR; this comes from the coding sequence ATGAAGGCGCGCGGCAGGCGTCTTGCCATCCTGGCGCTGTGGCCGCTGCTGTGGAGTGCGCACGCCGCCGCGTTGCCGGCCTTCACGCAGGTGCGCGACGAATGGCGCAGTGCTGACGTAGTGGTGCTGGACCGCCACGGCGATGTGGTCGGGCGGGTACGCGACGACTTCCGCGCACGCCGCGGCGACTGGGTCACGCTGGCGCAGACTTCACCGGCATTGCGCACGGCCATCGTGCTGTCGGAAGACCGGCGCTTCTATGCGCATAGCGGCGTCGACTGGCAGGGCGTGGCCGCGGCGGCGGGGGCCAACCTGTGGAACACGCGCACGCGCGGCGCCTCGACGCTGACCATGCAGCTGGCCGGCCTGCTGGACGACGACCTGCGCCGGCCCGGCGCGGCGGCGCAGGGACGCAGCTTCACGCAGAAGGTCGGCCAGGCCGCGGGCGCGGCGCTGCTGGAGCGCAGCTGGAGCAAGGACCAGATCCTCGAGGCGTACCTGAACCTGGTGCCGTTCCGCGGCGAACTGGTCGGGCTGTCGGCGCTGTCGCAGGTGTTGTTCGGCAAATACCCGGAAGGGCTCGATGCGCGCGAATCGGCGCTGGCGGTGGCGCTGGTGCGCGCGCCCAACGCGCCGGCCGCACAGGTGGCGCGCCGGGCCTGCGGCATCCTGCGCGAAATGCGGCTGCCGCGCCAATGCGAAGGGCTGGAAGGCTTCGCGCAACTGGCGCTGCTGCGTACCGGGCCGGTGGCGCAGCGTAATGCCACGGCGTTGGCGCCTGCGATGACGCAGCAACTCGCACCGCACCTCGCACGCCGATTGGTCAGCGACACGCGCGCGCAGCTGGCGCCGGGCGCGCCCATGCCAGCGCGCATCACATCCACGCTCGACGCACGCCTGCAGCGCGCGGCGGTGGCAAGCCTCGACCGGCACCTGCGCGAGCTGGCCGGGCGCCATGTCGAGGATGGCGCGGTGGTGGTGATCGACAACGCCAGCGGCGACGTGCTGGCCTATGTGGGATCGTCCGGCGCGCTGTCGTCGGCCGCGCAGGTCGACCACGCCGCCGCGCTGCGGCAGGCCGGCTCGACGCTCAAGCCCTTCCTGTACGCGCAGGCGCTGGAGGAACGGCGCCTGACCGCGGCGTCGCTGCTCGACGACCGGCCGGTGAACCTGCCGGTGGGCGGCGGACTGTATGTGCCGCAGAACTACGACCACCGCTACGCCGGCTGGGTCAGCACGCGGGCGGCGCTGGCGGCATCGCTGAACGTGCCGGCGGTGCGCACGCTGGTGATGGTGACGCCGCACCGCTTCCACAAGCGGCTGGTGGCGCTGGGCCTGCCGCTGGCCGAGGCGGGCGACTACTACGGCTACAGCCTGGCGCTGGGCAGCGCCGACGTGTCGCTGCTGGCGCTGACCAATGCCTACCGCGCGCTCGCCAGCGGCGGGCGCCATGCGCCGCCGCGGCTGCGCGAAGGCGCACCGGTTGCTGCGCCCGTCGCGGTCATGCAGCCGGCCGCGAGCTACGTGATCGGCGATATCCTTGCCGACCGCCACGCGCGCGCGCGCACCTTCGGCCTCGACAGCCCGCTGACCACGCGCTTCTGGACCGCGGTCAAGACCGGCACCAGCAAGGACATGCGCGACAACTGGTGCATCGGCTGGTCGCAGCGCTATACCGTGGGCGTGTGGGTCGGCAACGCCAGCGGCGCGGCCATGCGCGATGTTTCCGGGGTGTCCGGCGCGGCGCCGGTATGGCATGAAGTCATGGAAGCGCTGCATCGCGAGCAAGGCAGCCGCGCGCCGGAGATGCCCGCGGGCGTGCAGCGCGCGGCGCTGCAATTCGACGATGGCCTCGAGCCCGCGCGGGAGGAGGTGTTTCTCGCCGGGACGGCCATCGCGCGCGTCAGCGTCGGCAAGCTTGCGGCAGCGGCCAGCACCGCGCCGGCGATCGCCAACCCGGCCAACGGCACCGTGTTCGCGCTCGACCCCGACATGCCGCCGGTGTCGCAGCGTGTCTGGTTCCAGGCGGAAGGCATCGCCGGCCAGTCCGCGCGCGCGGTCAGCTGGCGCATGGACGGCAAGCCGCTCGGCCGCGGCGCCGAGGTGGCGTGGCTGCCGTGGCCGGGCCGCCATCAGGTGGAACTGCTCGATGCGGCGGGCAAGGTGGTGGACCGGATCGGCATCGAGGTGCGCGGCGCCTCGGTGCGGGCGCCATCCGCGCCTGCCAGGCGCTGA
- a CDS encoding delta(1)-pyrroline-2-carboxylate reductase family protein, translating into MSLLPLDAASTAARLPYPELARAIADMLAELRDGTAMAPPRIALPVGDAEHGEGTLLVMPARNRSLVMTKNITVHPGNPGRGLPSILGEVVVADAHTGARLAMLDGPTVTGRRTAAVSLLAAQCFAARTDGELLIVGAGVQALTHLEAFVAGLGARKVWLQSRTRDKAAALAAQARTLGVDAEVTDTVAAVLPRVSMVVTVTSSRSPVLPDLDSGLWRDDHFIAAVGAFRPDMCELPPQLCHAAADHGRLLADTLFGIEEEAGDLLQAGIDWGTVQPFETAILQADAIRARSGSPLVFKSVGYALWDLAACVLASRA; encoded by the coding sequence ATGTCCCTGCTTCCCCTCGATGCCGCCAGCACGGCGGCCCGCCTGCCGTATCCCGAACTGGCGCGCGCCATCGCCGATATGCTGGCCGAGCTGCGCGACGGCACGGCCATGGCGCCGCCGCGCATCGCGCTGCCGGTCGGCGATGCGGAACACGGCGAGGGCACGTTGCTGGTGATGCCGGCGCGCAACCGCAGCCTGGTGATGACCAAGAACATCACCGTGCACCCCGGCAACCCGGGGCGCGGGCTGCCCAGCATCCTCGGCGAAGTGGTGGTGGCCGACGCGCATACCGGCGCGCGGTTGGCCATGCTCGACGGGCCGACGGTGACCGGCCGGCGCACCGCGGCGGTGTCGCTGCTGGCGGCGCAATGCTTCGCCGCGCGCACCGATGGCGAACTGCTGATCGTCGGCGCCGGCGTGCAGGCGCTGACGCACCTGGAGGCCTTTGTTGCCGGGCTGGGCGCGCGCAAGGTGTGGCTGCAGTCGCGCACGCGCGACAAGGCCGCGGCGCTGGCTGCTCAGGCGCGCACGCTGGGCGTCGATGCCGAAGTGACCGACACCGTTGCCGCGGTGCTGCCGCGCGTGTCGATGGTGGTCACGGTCACGTCCAGCCGCAGCCCGGTGCTGCCGGACCTGGACAGCGGCCTCTGGCGCGACGACCACTTCATCGCCGCCGTCGGTGCCTTCCGCCCCGACATGTGCGAGCTGCCGCCGCAGCTGTGCCATGCGGCCGCGGATCATGGGCGCCTGCTGGCCGATACGCTGTTCGGCATCGAGGAAGAGGCGGGTGACCTGCTGCAGGCGGGCATCGACTGGGGCACCGTGCAGCCGTTCGAGACGGCGATCCTGCAGGCGGATGCCATCCGCGCGCGCAGTGGCAGCCCGCTGGTGTTCAAGAGCGTGGGCTATGCGCTGTGGGACCTGGCGGCGTGCGTGCTGGCCAGCCGCGCCTGA
- a CDS encoding Lrp/AsnC family transcriptional regulator → MTAQSVSLDPFDLALLAALQADGRSTHQQLAERVHLSPSQVGRRLARLEADGVITGYRVSLSTQALGLGVLVFISVKLAHHGDTIVERFREEILLLEEVQECYSVAGEADYLIRVVVPDLPTLAEFTMKRLMRVPGVESVRSNIVLTAIKCEGALPLSHLR, encoded by the coding sequence ATGACTGCCCAAAGCGTCTCTCTCGATCCTTTCGACCTGGCCCTGCTGGCCGCCCTGCAGGCCGACGGCCGCTCCACCCACCAGCAGCTGGCCGAGCGCGTGCACCTGTCGCCCAGCCAGGTCGGCCGCCGCCTGGCGCGGCTGGAAGCCGATGGCGTCATCACCGGCTACCGCGTCAGCCTGTCGACCCAGGCGCTGGGGCTGGGCGTGCTGGTCTTTATCAGCGTCAAGCTGGCGCACCACGGCGACACCATCGTCGAGCGCTTCCGCGAGGAAATCCTGCTGCTGGAAGAGGTGCAGGAGTGCTATTCGGTGGCGGGCGAGGCCGATTACCTGATCCGCGTGGTCGTGCCGGACCTGCCCACGCTGGCGGAATTCACCATGAAGCGGCTGATGCGCGTGCCCGGCGTGGAGAGCGTGCGTTCCAATATCGTGCTGACCGCGATCAAGTGCGAGGGGGCGCTGCCGCTGTCGCACCTGCGCTGA
- a CDS encoding lysoplasmalogenase has product MSWLALTMPARVREWWLAGAMAGVIYGALLVQVSMELPEGAPLTGQIAMQPLWKTAMALLLARAAWFHRPLPERRWLVTALVCSAIGDFLLAVPALSFSFVGGLGAFLLAHLAYLRLLVPLAGDLRPHRLIACGAMLGVAGTMLGRFWPNLGTLAVPVSLYVGVLAAMACSALVARLPTPLAALGALCFAASDMMIGIARFLVPFETFALGIWWTYAAAQVLLVAGIVSGRSQP; this is encoded by the coding sequence ATGAGCTGGCTGGCGTTGACGATGCCGGCGCGGGTGCGCGAGTGGTGGCTCGCGGGTGCGATGGCGGGTGTGATCTACGGCGCCTTGCTGGTGCAGGTGTCGATGGAGTTGCCCGAGGGCGCGCCCTTGACCGGGCAGATCGCCATGCAGCCGTTGTGGAAGACCGCGATGGCGCTGCTGCTGGCGCGTGCCGCGTGGTTCCACCGGCCGCTGCCGGAACGGCGCTGGCTGGTGACGGCGCTGGTGTGCTCGGCCATCGGCGATTTCCTGCTGGCGGTGCCGGCGCTGTCGTTCTCGTTCGTGGGCGGGCTGGGCGCCTTCCTGCTCGCGCACCTTGCCTACCTGCGGCTGCTGGTGCCGCTGGCCGGCGACCTGCGCCCGCACCGGCTGATCGCTTGCGGCGCCATGCTCGGCGTGGCCGGGACCATGCTGGGCCGCTTCTGGCCTAATCTCGGCACGCTGGCGGTGCCGGTGTCGCTGTACGTGGGCGTGCTTGCGGCGATGGCGTGCAGCGCGCTGGTGGCGCGGCTGCCGACGCCGCTGGCGGCACTGGGCGCGCTGTGCTTTGCCGCGTCGGACATGATGATCGGCATCGCGCGTTTCCTGGTGCCGTTCGAGACCTTCGCGCTGGGCATCTGGTGGACCTATGCCGCGGCGCAGGTGCTGCTGGTGGCGGGCATCGTGTCGGGGCGGTCGCAACCATGA